In a genomic window of Candidatus Eremiobacteraceae bacterium:
- a CDS encoding succinylglutamate desuccinylase/aspartoacylase family protein, with amino-acid sequence MRLKALSVGTCSAAPGAISYGTFDGVPLPTGGADQLAVIIAQGRESGPVFWLTANIHGDEVAGIAVLHRLLDSPIVDHLRGTLVVIPSLNPAGLRTRRRHPYYDDRDPNRTFPGLRKDDDRLREPTVYERQSARLFEVMKESADFYIDLHCASILSIPFSIRDRVLYRHESEKPAAEALSARLDAMVKAFGFAAVAEYSAVQYVGKELHRSTTGAALQELRRPAFTVELGSHTISDETNVAAAVIGLRNVLRWAEMLDGPNEAMPALPMPPDGRTRRRDDGPYSSQAGILDYRVAPGDYVRSGGVVAGIRDIWGRPIGDGVIRATEDSWIIGLEDGVLAYPGANIAHIGLVDEAPLVEPWPR; translated from the coding sequence GTGCGTTTGAAAGCACTGTCGGTCGGCACATGCTCCGCCGCTCCCGGAGCGATTTCGTATGGCACGTTCGACGGCGTGCCTCTTCCTACCGGGGGCGCCGACCAACTCGCTGTGATCATCGCGCAGGGCCGTGAGAGCGGCCCTGTCTTCTGGTTGACGGCGAATATCCACGGCGACGAAGTCGCGGGAATCGCAGTGCTGCACCGGCTGCTCGACTCGCCTATCGTCGATCACTTGCGCGGCACGCTCGTGGTCATTCCAAGTCTCAACCCCGCAGGATTGCGTACGCGCCGCCGGCATCCGTATTACGACGATCGGGATCCGAACCGCACGTTTCCCGGTCTGCGCAAAGACGATGACCGGCTGCGCGAGCCGACAGTCTACGAACGGCAATCGGCGCGGCTCTTCGAAGTCATGAAGGAAAGCGCCGACTTCTATATCGACTTGCATTGCGCATCGATCCTCTCGATCCCATTCAGCATTCGCGATCGCGTGCTGTACCGCCACGAATCGGAGAAACCCGCGGCCGAAGCCCTGTCCGCCCGGCTCGACGCGATGGTAAAGGCGTTCGGCTTTGCTGCGGTCGCCGAATATTCTGCCGTGCAGTACGTCGGCAAGGAACTGCACCGCTCCACGACGGGCGCCGCGCTTCAAGAATTGCGTCGGCCCGCTTTCACCGTCGAGCTCGGCAGTCATACCATTAGCGACGAGACCAATGTGGCCGCCGCCGTGATCGGATTGCGCAACGTCCTCCGGTGGGCTGAGATGCTCGATGGTCCGAATGAGGCGATGCCGGCATTGCCGATGCCGCCCGACGGACGAACGCGACGCCGGGATGACGGACCGTATTCCAGTCAAGCCGGCATATTGGACTATAGAGTTGCGCCGGGCGACTACGTCCGCTCGGGCGGCGTCGTGGCCGGGATTCGCGACATCTGGGGGCGTCCGATCGGCGACGGCGTGATCAGAGCCACGGAAGATTCGTGGATCATCGGCCTCGAGGACGGCGTTTTGGCCTACCCCGGGGCCAACATCGCTCATATCGGGCTCGTCGACGAGGCGCCCCTCGTCGAACCGTGGCCGCGGTAA
- a CDS encoding glycoside hydrolase family 125 protein — translation MRVHVTAIIGAILLSAVAAQSSTIAQRYHRAAEVNAACFFHQPDGTTYVSTGDIDAMWLRDSSVQAMALNSSRDRALVRGVILRQERMIRSDPYANAFRADYVVAERKFELDSLSYPVKLAERYVEQTGDTSIYDAGFENELRRILATISDEQSHADRSTYHRNEHPAASGTGLIWSAYRPSDDPVAFNYNIPENAFAAVTLREMAAIFERRYGDEADAHQALTMAQRVESAISRLAILPTARGHIYAYEIDGLGHAKFMDDANVPSLLSLPLLGYAYDQRAYKNTRAFVLSPANPYYYRGRYASGVGSPHTPVNFVWPMSLVVQYRTAASSPERGRVLRELADSEAGDGALHESFDVNDPRRFTRERFGWVNALFEQTFAQQ, via the coding sequence ATGCGCGTACACGTCACGGCGATCATCGGAGCTATATTGCTCTCGGCTGTCGCTGCGCAGTCATCCACGATCGCCCAGCGCTATCACCGCGCGGCCGAAGTGAACGCCGCCTGCTTTTTCCACCAGCCCGACGGCACAACGTACGTGAGCACAGGCGACATCGATGCCATGTGGTTGCGCGACTCGAGCGTCCAGGCGATGGCGCTCAACAGCAGCCGCGATCGCGCACTCGTGCGCGGCGTCATCTTGCGTCAGGAGCGCATGATCCGCTCCGATCCGTACGCCAATGCGTTCCGCGCGGACTACGTCGTGGCAGAGCGAAAGTTCGAATTGGACTCGCTCAGCTACCCCGTCAAGCTCGCCGAGCGCTATGTCGAACAGACCGGTGATACGTCGATCTACGACGCCGGGTTCGAGAACGAACTCCGCCGCATACTCGCGACGATCAGCGACGAGCAGAGCCATGCGGATCGCTCGACGTACCATCGGAACGAACACCCGGCGGCGAGCGGCACCGGCTTGATCTGGAGCGCCTATCGTCCGTCCGACGACCCGGTCGCGTTCAACTATAACATCCCGGAGAATGCATTCGCGGCGGTCACGCTGCGCGAGATGGCGGCGATCTTCGAACGACGCTACGGCGATGAAGCCGATGCGCACCAAGCGCTCACGATGGCGCAGCGCGTCGAATCAGCGATTTCGCGGCTCGCCATCCTGCCGACGGCGCGCGGCCATATCTACGCCTACGAGATCGACGGCCTGGGCCACGCGAAGTTCATGGACGACGCCAACGTGCCGAGCCTGCTGTCGCTCCCCCTACTGGGTTATGCATACGATCAGCGCGCGTACAAGAATACGCGCGCGTTCGTTCTTAGCCCAGCGAATCCGTATTACTACCGCGGACGCTACGCCTCAGGCGTGGGCAGCCCACACACGCCGGTCAATTTCGTCTGGCCGATGAGCCTCGTCGTGCAATATCGCACCGCGGCGAGCAGTCCGGAACGCGGGCGAGTTCTCCGCGAGCTCGCGGACTCGGAAGCGGGCGATGGGGCGCTGCATGAATCGTTCGATGTCAACGATCCGCGCCGGTTCACGCGCGAGCGCTTCGGCTGGGTCAATGCGCTCTTCGAACAGACCTTCGCGCAGCAATAA
- a CDS encoding GAF domain-containing protein has product MPLRIDDLRRDEALAEFGRALDSNSERDDLLHECCGVIARARGYSLVWIGRGEPDGSVSVVGAAGEAIDYLKGLPMRWDDRQEGGGPVGRAIRRREPAIAKVHDASFAPWRERARSFGIRCVAAVPFVAKDDTPHALAAHSNDARQIWGQDLSLLNQFAADLIEIV; this is encoded by the coding sequence ATGCCCTTGCGCATCGACGACTTGCGTCGCGACGAGGCGCTCGCCGAATTTGGCCGCGCCCTCGACTCGAACAGCGAACGCGATGATCTGCTGCACGAATGCTGCGGGGTCATAGCACGGGCTCGCGGCTATTCGCTCGTCTGGATCGGCCGCGGCGAGCCCGACGGCAGCGTTTCCGTCGTGGGGGCTGCAGGGGAGGCGATCGACTACCTCAAGGGACTGCCGATGCGTTGGGACGACCGCCAGGAAGGCGGCGGCCCGGTCGGCCGAGCGATCCGCCGCCGCGAACCGGCAATCGCCAAAGTGCACGACGCGTCGTTCGCTCCCTGGCGCGAACGGGCCCGAAGCTTTGGGATCCGATGCGTGGCCGCGGTGCCGTTTGTTGCAAAGGACGATACGCCGCACGCGCTGGCGGCCCACTCGAACGACGCGCGCCAGATTTGGGGCCAAGACCTTTCGCTGCTCAACCAGTTCGCAGCCGACCTCATCGAAATCGTGTAG
- a CDS encoding GNAT family N-acetyltransferase, producing the protein MIVNMLVDLTRPEFQDDAEIRKAPAGIALEKRHGVSEAERDFIESTFGGSWASEAGAGWNWFACIEGAPVGFCAFDQRFFRWWWLTNWFERTDVGIFGPLGVQKSARGRGVGGALARHALCSLRSLGFSYAIIPAVGPTEFYERSCGARVVERLTGP; encoded by the coding sequence GTGATCGTCAACATGCTGGTCGATCTCACGCGGCCGGAATTTCAAGACGATGCAGAAATTCGCAAAGCGCCCGCGGGCATCGCATTGGAGAAGCGGCATGGAGTCTCCGAGGCGGAACGCGACTTCATCGAATCGACGTTCGGCGGCAGCTGGGCTTCGGAGGCCGGCGCCGGCTGGAATTGGTTTGCCTGCATCGAGGGCGCGCCGGTTGGATTTTGCGCCTTCGATCAGCGCTTCTTCCGATGGTGGTGGTTGACCAATTGGTTCGAGCGAACCGATGTCGGGATTTTCGGACCGCTTGGCGTACAAAAGAGCGCGCGCGGCAGGGGAGTCGGCGGCGCGCTCGCGCGGCACGCGCTTTGTTCGTTGCGGTCTCTCGGCTTTTCGTATGCGATCATACCCGCGGTCGGGCCTACCGAATTCTACGAACGCTCCTGCGGGGCGCGCGTGGTGGAACGGCTGACGGGCCCCTAA
- a CDS encoding electron transfer flavoprotein-ubiquinone oxidoreductase, which produces MPRQRDTLELDVLFVGAGPASLGGAIRLAQLYAEHNAAVKAGTRPGPELSAENIMVVDKAAAIGDHGISGAVLDPRSMRELFGDFLSAGCPLEGPVTSESFWLLTKGGRIQAPVMPPGMDNHGNYVASLNKLVKWMAEKAEALGVQVFPEFPGQELLFEGDKVVGVRIGDKGVDKNGNPKPNFEPGPDLMAKVTVLGEGPRGTLAKQLARKIDIVADKNPQTYAIGIKELWQMPAGSTPPGQVIHTAGFPLDNSTFGGGFIYSMAGDIWDIGLVVGLDYRNPRLEPHANFQAMKTHPNIAKLLSGGTMIRYGAKAIPEGGWWAMPRPFVDGALLVGDTAGMLNPMRLKGVHTAIKSGMLAAETIYDALGAGDTSVATLSAYQTKIEGSWLRSELYAARNFHQGFKHGLFAGMANVGFGSITRGRGFGVIDRLSNEPGHERMEKLTDYFGRNVPGLAAPKYDGKLTFSKLDDVFRSGTTHEENAPCHLHVADTDVCASRCASEYGNPCQFFCPAAVYEMVPAAVDAHKIEKDGFADSGKRLQINFANCVHCKTCDIMDPYQIIDWVPPEGGGGPVYTGM; this is translated from the coding sequence ATGCCGCGCCAACGCGACACGCTGGAACTAGACGTTCTTTTCGTCGGCGCGGGACCGGCAAGTCTTGGCGGCGCGATCAGGCTCGCGCAATTGTACGCCGAGCATAACGCCGCCGTCAAAGCCGGTACTCGTCCGGGGCCCGAACTGAGCGCCGAGAACATCATGGTGGTGGACAAGGCGGCCGCGATCGGCGATCACGGCATCTCGGGTGCAGTGCTCGATCCGCGCAGCATGCGTGAACTCTTCGGTGATTTTTTGTCAGCCGGTTGTCCGCTCGAGGGTCCGGTCACAAGCGAGTCCTTCTGGCTCCTGACCAAAGGCGGACGCATTCAAGCGCCGGTCATGCCGCCTGGCATGGACAATCACGGCAACTACGTCGCCAGCCTGAATAAGCTTGTGAAGTGGATGGCGGAGAAGGCCGAAGCACTCGGCGTGCAGGTCTTTCCGGAATTCCCCGGTCAGGAGTTGCTCTTCGAGGGCGACAAGGTCGTCGGCGTGCGCATCGGCGACAAGGGTGTCGACAAGAATGGCAACCCGAAACCGAATTTCGAGCCCGGCCCAGACCTGATGGCGAAAGTCACTGTGTTAGGTGAGGGCCCGCGTGGCACGCTTGCCAAGCAGCTCGCGCGGAAGATCGACATTGTGGCGGACAAGAATCCGCAGACATACGCCATTGGAATCAAAGAGCTGTGGCAGATGCCGGCCGGCTCGACGCCGCCCGGTCAGGTCATTCACACCGCGGGTTTTCCGTTGGACAACTCGACGTTCGGCGGCGGATTCATCTATTCGATGGCCGGCGATATTTGGGATATCGGGCTCGTCGTGGGGCTCGACTATCGAAATCCGCGCTTGGAACCTCACGCGAACTTCCAGGCGATGAAGACCCACCCGAATATCGCTAAACTCCTATCGGGCGGAACGATGATCCGCTACGGCGCGAAGGCCATCCCCGAAGGCGGCTGGTGGGCGATGCCGAGGCCGTTCGTCGATGGTGCGCTGCTCGTCGGCGACACCGCGGGCATGCTGAATCCCATGCGGCTGAAAGGCGTGCATACCGCGATCAAGTCTGGAATGCTCGCCGCCGAGACGATCTACGACGCGCTCGGCGCAGGCGATACATCGGTCGCGACGCTCTCAGCCTACCAGACGAAGATCGAAGGGTCTTGGCTTCGCTCGGAGCTTTACGCTGCGCGCAATTTCCACCAGGGCTTTAAACACGGCTTGTTCGCCGGGATGGCGAACGTCGGGTTCGGCTCGATCACGCGCGGGCGTGGGTTCGGCGTCATCGATCGACTTTCAAACGAGCCGGGTCACGAGCGGATGGAAAAGCTCACCGACTATTTCGGCCGCAACGTACCGGGATTGGCCGCGCCGAAGTACGACGGCAAGCTCACGTTTTCCAAACTCGACGACGTTTTTCGAAGCGGCACCACGCACGAAGAGAATGCGCCGTGCCATCTTCACGTGGCCGACACCGATGTGTGTGCGAGCCGCTGCGCCTCCGAGTACGGCAACCCGTGTCAGTTCTTCTGCCCGGCGGCGGTCTACGAAATGGTACCGGCGGCGGTCGACGCACACAAGATTGAAAAGGATGGCTTTGCAGACAGCGGCAAACGCTTGCAGATCAATTTCGCGAACTGCGTGCACTGCAAGACCTGCGACATCATGGATCCGTATCAGATCATCGATTGGGTGCCGCCGGAAGGCGGCGGCGGCCCCGTCTATACCGGGATGTAA